A genome region from Chryseobacterium sp. G0186 includes the following:
- a CDS encoding DUF6427 family protein, giving the protein MFKLLSKESNIFSIPVYIGFLLLVVVIFNILNFNTYEAIIAGITFLGIALGYFCFHSIALNYQTHLPLFLYTIFIFGLYPGNLDIGIAVSLLTNSFLILLLTSADEDIRKKSYVLVGAIIALNFIFLPTTWPMAVFVIIHVIATSAKISLNLFRFLLGIVLIVFSYFSVMFFVQFTSWNIDYFPFGKMKPVTDYTELLPLIPVVLMLIYAVYDHFKNYNKKSPISRYKYTFLLVFSVAQLISIILYMNKSYEYLLLLAFPSSIILSRMMRFLPKYWMQEASLWLIIISLLTFKAGTVFDLF; this is encoded by the coding sequence ACTGAATTTCAATACTTATGAAGCAATTATCGCAGGAATTACCTTCTTGGGAATTGCTTTGGGATATTTTTGTTTTCACAGTATTGCTCTTAACTATCAGACACATTTGCCATTATTTCTATATACCATTTTTATTTTCGGGTTATATCCGGGAAATCTGGATATAGGAATAGCCGTTTCACTGCTTACCAATTCCTTTCTGATTCTTCTTCTGACAAGTGCAGATGAAGATATAAGGAAAAAATCATATGTGTTGGTAGGAGCCATTATTGCACTGAACTTTATTTTTCTTCCCACCACCTGGCCCATGGCTGTTTTTGTAATCATCCACGTGATTGCTACCTCGGCTAAAATAAGCCTTAACCTTTTTAGGTTTCTTTTGGGAATTGTTCTGATTGTGTTCAGTTATTTTTCAGTAATGTTTTTCGTACAGTTTACTTCATGGAATATTGATTATTTTCCGTTTGGAAAAATGAAACCGGTAACAGATTATACAGAGTTACTTCCTCTGATTCCTGTGGTTCTTATGCTCATCTATGCCGTGTATGACCACTTTAAAAACTATAACAAGAAAAGCCCGATAAGCAGATATAAATATACTTTTCTGCTAGTCTTTTCAGTAGCTCAGCTTATCAGCATTATTCTGTATATGAATAAAAGCTATGAATACTTGCTTCTATTAGCATTTCCGTCCAGTATTATCTTAAGTAGAATGATGAGATTTTTACCTAAGTACTGGATGCAGGAGGCTAGCCTATGGCTTATCATTATAAGTTTACTTACCTTTAAAGCAGGTACAGTTTTTGATTTATTTTAA
- a CDS encoding DUF3109 family protein, whose translation MIQIDDKLISEEIFSEEFVCNLTKCKGACCVEGDVGAPLDKNELEILEGIFDKIKPYLTQEGIKALEEQGTWTTDPHDGMYVTPMVENRECAYVTFDEKGITKCGIEKAYEDGAVDWQKPISCHLYPIRATEYSAFTALNYHEWNVCSDACTLGKELQVPVYKFLKTPLTRKYGEEFYAVLSNVAEEWKKEYGS comes from the coding sequence ATGATTCAGATAGACGATAAATTGATTTCTGAGGAAATCTTTTCCGAAGAATTTGTTTGTAACCTTACCAAGTGTAAGGGTGCATGTTGTGTGGAAGGAGATGTAGGAGCTCCTTTGGATAAGAATGAGCTTGAAATACTGGAAGGTATTTTTGATAAAATAAAGCCTTATCTTACCCAGGAAGGGATAAAAGCCCTTGAAGAACAGGGAACCTGGACTACCGACCCACACGACGGAATGTATGTTACTCCAATGGTGGAGAACCGCGAATGTGCCTATGTAACCTTTGATGAAAAAGGAATTACCAAATGTGGTATTGAAAAAGCCTATGAGGATGGTGCTGTAGACTGGCAGAAACCTATTTCCTGTCACCTGTACCCTATCCGTGCTACAGAATACTCTGCATTTACTGCCTTGAATTACCATGAGTGGAATGTATGCAGCGATGCCTGTACGTTAGGAAAAGAACTTCAGGTTCCTGTATATAAATTCCTGAAAACACCATTAACAAGAAAGTATGGTGAGGAATTTTATGCTGTCTTAAGTAATGTAGCGGAGGAATGGAAGAAAGAATACGGTTCATAG
- a CDS encoding trigger factor, protein MKVTAQNHDDVSALLTVTLEKSDYKEKVEKQLINYAKNAQVPGFRKGKVPLSMVKKQYEAGIAFEEINRQVSDALNNYVNENKLRLVGQPVPQPVNEFDYNADQLEVAFEVGYEPAFTIDLAKYEAPHYKVEASEKEIAKSIENMQKRFAEQVPQDKITKDSYIALEVSQVVEEDAEGEHHHHPKNVTVTADNKEAYKLVKALKMDGSVKVSKETLAGDEELAKELGFSKEEVEHLHHNEVEVKIKDFYSLNLAELNQDLFDKVYGEGNIKSEDELKEKVKTELDEYFQQNADVHFVNKVLEQVTEKEEVALPETFLVKWLMFSNQNIQSEEQAKEILEAEKNQLRYQIIEGKLMTDNEINLDYADVLAQAEQLVKNQLAIYGIHHLGDEEVQKYAVEMLKDQEQVRQISSEVAMAKLKDVILEKASKKETKISHDEFLEELKK, encoded by the coding sequence ATGAAGGTTACCGCACAAAACCATGATGATGTAAGTGCATTACTTACTGTAACATTGGAGAAATCTGACTACAAAGAAAAAGTAGAAAAGCAATTGATTAATTATGCTAAAAATGCGCAAGTTCCTGGATTCAGAAAAGGGAAAGTGCCTTTGAGTATGGTTAAAAAACAATATGAAGCAGGTATTGCATTTGAAGAAATCAACAGACAGGTTTCTGATGCTTTGAACAACTATGTTAACGAAAACAAGTTAAGATTAGTTGGTCAGCCAGTTCCTCAGCCAGTAAACGAATTCGATTACAATGCTGATCAGTTGGAAGTTGCTTTCGAAGTAGGATATGAGCCTGCATTCACTATAGATTTAGCTAAATATGAAGCGCCTCACTACAAAGTAGAAGCTTCTGAGAAAGAAATCGCTAAGAGTATTGAAAACATGCAGAAGCGTTTTGCTGAGCAAGTTCCTCAAGATAAAATCACTAAGGATTCTTACATTGCTTTAGAAGTTTCTCAAGTTGTGGAAGAAGATGCTGAGGGAGAACACCACCACCACCCAAAGAACGTTACCGTTACTGCTGACAACAAGGAAGCTTACAAATTGGTAAAAGCTTTGAAAATGGATGGATCTGTAAAAGTATCTAAGGAAACTCTTGCAGGTGATGAAGAATTAGCTAAAGAACTAGGATTCAGCAAAGAAGAAGTAGAGCACCTACACCACAATGAGGTAGAGGTGAAAATTAAAGACTTCTATTCACTAAACTTAGCGGAGCTTAACCAAGACTTATTCGACAAGGTATACGGAGAAGGAAACATTAAGTCTGAAGATGAGCTTAAAGAAAAAGTAAAAACTGAATTAGACGAATATTTCCAGCAAAATGCTGACGTTCACTTTGTGAATAAAGTATTGGAGCAAGTTACTGAAAAAGAAGAAGTAGCACTTCCTGAAACATTCCTTGTAAAATGGTTAATGTTCTCTAACCAGAACATCCAGTCTGAAGAGCAGGCTAAGGAAATTCTTGAAGCAGAGAAAAACCAGTTGAGATATCAGATTATCGAAGGAAAATTGATGACTGATAACGAAATCAACCTTGATTATGCTGATGTATTGGCACAAGCTGAGCAGTTAGTGAAAAATCAATTGGCGATCTACGGAATTCACCACCTAGGTGATGAGGAGGTTCAAAAATATGCTGTTGAGATGTTAAAAGATCAGGAGCAAGTAAGACAAATCTCTTCTGAAGTAGCAATGGCTAAATTAAAGGATGTAATCCTTGAAAAAGCAAGCAAAAAAGAAACTAAAATTTCTCACGACGAATTTTTAGAAGAACTTAAGAAATAA
- a CDS encoding TonB-dependent receptor: protein MKLIYCLLLIFCGSVFTSAQKTYTVQGTVQDFHDKTMLENAVIKIGNFTVKTDKKGKFSFDKIPAGKYTLIAKHPDCNDYTENIGVDQDLHITITLEHHTGDIETITLHGSHKNKGSVVMKTLNKAELDRSSTENLGNILSKISGVAVLKTGNNITKPVIHGLYGSRISIMNNGVKLAEQEWGAEHAPNVDVNDFEHIDVIKGASALKYGNDGVAGVVLLEPAIPPKKDTLMGNIKLSGISNGRGAEISANALKSWENEWFVKAGGSYKKLGDIYIPHHTLQNTGAEVNSFNFSFGKHGFMQGFDVSYSGINQEFGIYKGAHLGNSYDIYRAMNFGQPYFLDDFSYDIGYPKQNVEHHIAKISAYKRFADFGKITFQYSFQLNRRKEYDIRKGDLKDTPSMDLRLITHSASLTHLIERKNWSLESGISAGFQDNYPNPATEVRRLIPDYYRYDAGAFSVFKYSFSPKLNAEAGVRYDFSRYDSYKYYDAKEWNEKYANVFPQFYIKESGSRVLSRPIFDYHNFSANIGLNYKPSKEFDIKFNFSRMSRTPNPAELFADGLHHSAAIIEKGDLRINKEVIYNANLSVTGRLDVLKGLQVEANPYIIFSDSFINQMPTEIQNTSRGTFAVWAYQQVKARMYGIDADAQLMISDHLKWTTNFSALRGDDLTKNEPLILMMPMNLRNSLELTLNKPSNFYIRLENENVFKQNRFPIRDQPVQFIEDGELVTKIIDYSTPPASFSIFHASIGADLFKNMNLNFRINNIFNKEYKEYLNRLRYYMPEPGRNFVVTLKYNF from the coding sequence ATGAAATTGATATATTGCCTGCTATTGATCTTTTGTGGATCAGTATTTACAAGTGCACAAAAAACCTACACTGTGCAAGGAACCGTTCAGGATTTTCATGACAAAACCATGTTGGAAAATGCTGTCATAAAAATCGGAAACTTTACAGTGAAAACAGATAAAAAAGGGAAATTTTCCTTTGATAAAATTCCTGCAGGAAAGTATACTCTCATTGCCAAACATCCTGATTGCAATGATTATACTGAAAATATAGGAGTTGATCAGGATCTTCACATTACCATTACCTTAGAACACCATACAGGTGATATAGAAACCATTACTCTGCACGGAAGCCACAAAAATAAAGGCTCCGTAGTGATGAAAACACTGAACAAAGCTGAATTGGATAGAAGTTCTACGGAAAACCTTGGAAATATCCTTTCAAAAATTTCAGGAGTTGCAGTGCTGAAGACAGGAAATAATATCACGAAGCCTGTTATTCATGGTCTTTATGGAAGCCGTATTTCTATTATGAATAATGGCGTGAAGCTGGCAGAACAGGAATGGGGAGCAGAGCACGCTCCGAACGTGGATGTCAATGACTTTGAACATATCGATGTTATTAAAGGGGCATCCGCATTGAAATATGGAAATGATGGAGTAGCAGGAGTGGTGCTTTTGGAGCCCGCAATCCCACCAAAGAAAGATACCCTGATGGGAAATATTAAACTTTCAGGGATTTCCAATGGACGAGGAGCTGAAATTTCAGCCAATGCACTTAAATCCTGGGAAAACGAATGGTTTGTAAAAGCAGGCGGAAGCTACAAAAAACTGGGTGATATCTACATTCCGCATCATACTCTTCAAAATACAGGAGCGGAGGTGAATTCCTTTAACTTCTCCTTTGGAAAGCATGGTTTTATGCAGGGATTTGATGTTTCTTATAGTGGAATCAATCAGGAATTTGGAATTTATAAGGGAGCGCATCTGGGAAATAGCTATGATATCTACAGAGCAATGAATTTTGGACAGCCTTATTTCCTTGATGATTTTAGCTATGATATTGGGTACCCGAAACAGAATGTAGAACATCACATTGCGAAAATATCAGCGTACAAACGTTTTGCAGATTTTGGAAAAATTACTTTCCAGTATAGCTTTCAGCTGAACAGACGTAAGGAATATGACATCAGAAAAGGAGATCTGAAAGATACTCCATCTATGGATCTAAGGTTGATTACTCATTCCGCAAGCCTTACTCATCTAATTGAGCGCAAAAACTGGAGCCTGGAAAGTGGAATTTCAGCAGGTTTTCAGGATAATTATCCAAATCCCGCTACAGAGGTTCGACGTTTGATTCCGGACTATTACCGTTATGATGCAGGGGCTTTTTCTGTCTTTAAATATAGTTTCTCTCCCAAACTGAATGCAGAAGCAGGAGTGAGATATGATTTCAGCAGATATGATTCCTATAAATATTATGATGCCAAAGAATGGAACGAAAAATATGCGAATGTTTTCCCTCAGTTTTATATAAAGGAAAGTGGAAGCAGAGTCTTGTCTCGTCCTATATTCGACTATCATAATTTTTCTGCAAACATTGGGTTGAATTATAAGCCTTCCAAAGAATTTGATATTAAGTTTAATTTCTCAAGAATGAGCAGAACACCTAACCCCGCAGAATTATTTGCAGACGGACTTCACCATTCTGCCGCAATTATTGAGAAAGGAGATTTAAGAATCAATAAAGAAGTGATTTATAACGCCAACCTTTCTGTAACAGGACGTTTAGATGTCTTAAAAGGGTTACAGGTGGAAGCGAATCCGTATATCATATTTTCTGATAGCTTCATCAACCAGATGCCTACCGAGATTCAGAATACCAGTAGAGGAACCTTTGCTGTTTGGGCTTATCAACAGGTGAAAGCCAGAATGTACGGAATAGATGCTGATGCGCAGCTTATGATTTCGGATCACTTAAAATGGACAACCAATTTCAGTGCTTTGAGAGGAGATGATTTGACAAAAAATGAACCTCTTATCCTAATGATGCCTATGAACCTTAGAAATTCATTGGAACTGACACTGAATAAGCCATCCAATTTCTACATCAGACTGGAAAATGAAAATGTGTTTAAGCAGAATCGTTTCCCAATCAGAGATCAGCCTGTACAGTTTATTGAGGATGGAGAATTAGTAACCAAAATAATAGATTACAGTACTCCTCCTGCCTCATTTTCAATATTTCACGCATCGATAGGTGCAGACCTATTCAAAAACATGAATCTGAATTTCAGAATCAATAACATTTTTAACAAAGAGTACAAAGAATATCTCAACAGACTGAGGTATTATATGCCGGAACCGGGAAGAAATTTTGTGGTTACTCTTAAATACAATTTTTAA
- a CDS encoding ABC-F family ATP-binding cassette domain-containing protein, which produces MLSVQSLGLHHSGNYLFQNVNFTIKKDDKVGLVGKNGAGKSTLLKMLSKEINFFEGEVITEGSVTIGFLKQDLDFVKGRTVWAETMQAFEQINAWKNELEEVNHQMATRTDYESDSYTDLINKMTELNDLLMNHDAYNLEGDMEKVLFGLGFKADDFQKITDEFSGGWRMRIELAKLLLQKNDIMLLDEPTNHLDMESIIWLENFLKDYPGAIVLVSHDKQFMTAVCNRTFDINNKKVDDYKANYSKYLVMREDRREKLIQAKKNQDAEIKQMEDNINKFRASATKASFAQSLIKRLDKIERIEVDNEDVSKFNIRFVQSMVPGKIIFEAERLGKAYGKKQIFDDVDFIVQRGDRIALLGQNGQGKTTLAKILAGDIKDYSGSWNLGHNVNIGYFAQNQEEVLTPNKTVLEEAEDAATEETRPRVRDLLGSFLFQGDAVSKKTKVLSGGERNRLALCKLLLRPFNTLIMDEPTNHLDIQSKEIIKLALQNFEGTLIVISHDREFLQGLCDKIYEFRDGHMKEFLGDINEYLEYRQKETIREISAEKAKLHQEVVKVEPKKVEEKPVVSNSQTSNIVSKEQKNIQNKIKKVEEKISELETKIEEMEASFAKENPSEETLEKYNKAKEELDSALQEWEYLGTQLD; this is translated from the coding sequence ATGCTTTCGGTTCAAAGTTTAGGATTACACCATTCAGGAAATTATTTATTTCAAAATGTAAATTTCACCATTAAAAAGGATGATAAAGTAGGTCTGGTAGGAAAAAATGGTGCAGGGAAATCCACTTTATTGAAAATGCTGTCCAAAGAAATCAATTTCTTTGAGGGAGAAGTTATTACCGAAGGAAGCGTTACCATTGGTTTTCTTAAGCAGGACCTTGATTTTGTAAAAGGAAGAACCGTATGGGCTGAAACAATGCAGGCTTTTGAGCAGATTAATGCTTGGAAAAATGAACTTGAGGAGGTTAATCATCAAATGGCGACAAGAACAGACTACGAAAGTGATTCTTATACAGATTTGATTAATAAGATGACCGAGCTGAATGATCTTTTAATGAACCATGATGCCTACAACCTTGAAGGTGATATGGAAAAAGTATTGTTTGGTCTTGGATTTAAGGCTGATGATTTTCAAAAAATTACCGATGAGTTTTCAGGAGGATGGAGAATGAGAATCGAATTGGCAAAATTACTTCTTCAAAAGAATGATATCATGCTTCTCGATGAGCCTACCAACCACTTGGATATGGAATCCATTATCTGGTTAGAAAACTTCTTGAAAGATTATCCCGGAGCTATTGTTCTGGTAAGTCACGACAAGCAGTTTATGACGGCTGTCTGCAATAGGACTTTTGATATCAACAATAAAAAGGTTGATGACTATAAAGCCAATTATTCCAAATATCTGGTTATGCGAGAAGATCGCCGTGAAAAACTGATTCAGGCTAAAAAGAATCAGGATGCGGAGATCAAGCAAATGGAAGATAACATCAATAAATTCCGTGCAAGTGCTACCAAAGCATCTTTTGCTCAATCATTGATTAAAAGATTAGATAAAATTGAACGTATTGAAGTTGACAATGAAGACGTTTCAAAGTTCAATATCCGTTTCGTACAATCTATGGTTCCCGGAAAAATTATTTTTGAAGCTGAACGTTTAGGAAAAGCTTACGGGAAAAAACAAATTTTTGATGATGTAGATTTCATCGTTCAAAGAGGAGACAGAATTGCCCTTTTAGGACAGAACGGACAAGGAAAAACAACCCTGGCTAAAATTTTAGCAGGAGATATTAAAGACTATTCAGGTTCTTGGAACCTTGGACATAATGTAAATATCGGGTACTTTGCCCAAAATCAGGAAGAGGTTTTAACACCTAACAAAACGGTTTTAGAAGAGGCTGAAGATGCTGCTACAGAAGAAACAAGACCTAGGGTAAGAGATTTATTAGGATCATTCTTGTTCCAGGGAGATGCTGTTTCCAAGAAAACAAAAGTACTTTCCGGAGGAGAAAGAAACCGTCTGGCTCTTTGTAAATTGTTGCTTCGTCCTTTCAACACATTGATTATGGATGAGCCTACCAACCACTTGGATATTCAGTCCAAGGAGATTATTAAGTTGGCCTTACAGAATTTCGAGGGTACATTGATCGTAATTTCTCACGATAGAGAATTTCTTCAGGGACTTTGTGATAAAATCTACGAATTCCGTGACGGACATATGAAAGAATTCCTTGGTGACATCAATGAATATCTGGAATACAGACAGAAAGAAACAATCAGGGAAATTTCTGCAGAAAAAGCTAAACTTCACCAGGAGGTCGTAAAGGTAGAGCCTAAAAAAGTAGAAGAAAAGCCAGTGGTTAGCAATAGCCAAACCTCTAATATTGTCAGTAAGGAACAGAAAAATATCCAGAATAAGATTAAGAAAGTAGAAGAAAAAATTTCTGAACTGGAAACAAAGATTGAAGAAATGGAAGCTTCTTTTGCCAAAGAAAACCCATCTGAGGAGACTTTAGAAAAATATAACAAAGCTAAAGAAGAATTAGATTCTGCTCTGCAGGAATGGGAATATCTGGGAACACAGCTGGATTAA
- a CDS encoding T6SS phospholipase effector Tle1-like catalytic domain-containing protein — MDGSRVISVGIFFDGTGNNGVNALSSDKPLNNNESYHGAFTNIYKLYRSFNGNEKIYIEGIGTAIGKEDSNFAMATCANPPYGSGYSSDDKLQKAHNFVQNILNDIGNEYHFYLYGFGRGGMLARTFCNQFFSNHSHENCKVKFLGAFDTVESKPFNTYDLNLSHRVENALHLCSVNEGRFFFPLTGFFDDSRVMKDQKQERYSSVWKEVFVPGAHADVGGGYLEGPQSVYISTDFLNTEDLRNYVESIRNAKTDIESKKIWNALLSGYRIETGNGLSQAYICRDKVYNELSKVYGKLMLEETNKIASVFNPGVYFEADYKRHPLLEGLFVELRAYLKDLSTDQKPIYNYDELADYIHISANFGLYSNTQLERSEYEINVELLNNGLNVSSSTTVDQNSQTRLSVELHLPEDNFVADFLYGTSVPNNDIWMRSVVKTPVIRILNEINQ, encoded by the coding sequence ATGGATGGTAGTAGAGTGATTTCCGTCGGGATTTTCTTTGACGGTACGGGAAATAATGGAGTCAATGCTCTTTCGTCAGATAAACCACTGAATAATAATGAAAGTTATCATGGAGCATTCACCAATATCTATAAATTATACAGATCATTTAATGGAAATGAAAAAATATACATTGAGGGTATAGGAACGGCAATAGGAAAAGAAGACAGTAATTTTGCAATGGCGACATGTGCCAATCCACCCTATGGAAGTGGATATTCTTCTGATGACAAACTTCAGAAAGCCCATAATTTTGTGCAGAATATCCTCAATGATATTGGCAATGAATATCATTTTTATCTCTATGGATTCGGGAGAGGAGGGATGCTGGCTAGAACTTTTTGCAATCAGTTTTTTTCGAATCATTCCCATGAGAATTGTAAGGTAAAATTCTTAGGAGCTTTTGATACCGTAGAATCAAAACCCTTTAATACCTATGATTTAAACCTTTCTCATCGGGTAGAAAACGCTCTCCACCTCTGTTCTGTGAATGAGGGAAGATTCTTTTTTCCTTTAACAGGTTTTTTTGATGACTCAAGGGTGATGAAAGATCAGAAACAAGAAAGATATTCATCAGTTTGGAAAGAAGTTTTTGTTCCCGGAGCCCATGCAGATGTTGGAGGAGGTTATTTGGAGGGCCCACAATCCGTTTACATTTCTACGGATTTTTTAAATACAGAGGATTTGAGGAATTATGTTGAAAGTATCAGGAATGCAAAAACAGATATAGAAAGTAAAAAAATATGGAATGCTTTACTTTCAGGCTATAGAATTGAGACAGGAAATGGTCTGTCTCAGGCATACATTTGTAGGGATAAAGTTTATAATGAGCTTTCAAAAGTATATGGAAAGCTGATGCTTGAAGAAACAAATAAGATCGCATCTGTTTTTAATCCAGGGGTTTATTTTGAAGCAGACTATAAAAGACATCCCCTGCTTGAAGGTTTGTTTGTTGAATTGCGGGCGTATCTAAAAGACCTTTCAACAGATCAAAAACCAATATACAATTATGATGAATTGGCTGATTATATCCATATTTCAGCAAACTTTGGACTGTATAGCAATACTCAGTTAGAGAGGTCAGAATACGAAATAAATGTAGAACTTCTTAACAATGGATTGAATGTTTCAAGCAGTACCACAGTAGATCAGAATAGCCAGACAAGGCTTTCCGTGGAACTTCATCTACCCGAAGACAACTTTGTAGCAGACTTCCTATATGGAACCAGCGTGCCCAATAATGATATCTGGATGCGGTCTGTGGTAAAAACACCGGTAATAAGAATATTAAATGAAATAAACCAATAG
- a CDS encoding response regulator, with translation MSSQIKIALIDDEQLILEGVKMLLSNEKNISVCLTADNGPDFIEDLGKLSNSEFPDIALVDVQMKPMNGFELVEILKEKYPDLKIIILSSHYKTSILGYMVKLGVSAFLPKNSNKKTFIDAITMVDKNGVFFTAEDHQMLFTYMNNSSKKNSLFATEDELSEREKDVVKLICQEFTNNEIGEKLFISPRTVESHRQRILEKIGAKNTVGIVIYAIVNNIYSLEKI, from the coding sequence ATGAGTTCCCAAATCAAAATAGCACTGATTGATGATGAACAGCTGATCCTTGAAGGGGTCAAAATGCTGCTATCCAATGAAAAGAATATATCCGTTTGCCTTACCGCTGATAACGGTCCCGATTTTATAGAAGACCTAGGGAAACTATCCAACTCTGAATTTCCTGATATTGCGCTGGTAGACGTTCAGATGAAACCTATGAATGGTTTTGAACTGGTGGAAATTCTTAAAGAAAAATATCCTGATCTTAAAATCATCATTCTCTCTTCCCATTATAAAACATCCATTCTGGGGTATATGGTGAAGTTGGGAGTTTCTGCTTTCCTTCCCAAAAATTCAAACAAGAAAACATTTATAGATGCCATCACAATGGTTGACAAAAACGGAGTTTTCTTTACAGCGGAAGATCATCAGATGCTGTTTACCTATATGAATAATTCTTCCAAGAAAAATTCACTCTTTGCAACAGAAGATGAATTGTCTGAAAGAGAAAAAGATGTTGTAAAACTGATCTGTCAGGAATTTACCAATAATGAAATAGGCGAAAAGTTGTTCATTAGTCCAAGAACAGTAGAAAGTCACCGACAGCGTATCCTTGAAAAAATAGGAGCCAAAAACACAGTGGGAATCGTAATCTACGCCATTGTGAACAATATCTACTCACTTGAAAAAATATAA
- a CDS encoding sensor histidine kinase produces MLAYRAFISRIIKEKNTQHEAEVLHQKKLVLENIKAQEEERKRIAVMIHDDIGNRLNILSLWLNNLDTQGDEVIKKNIYGQMSSLIDAARSISHSLYPVNLESVGLVLYVEELIANLSHKINISLQVMPGYEKKDIFVEVQLYRIIQEFTTNVIKHSEATDLWIYIKDYPQNTAVIISDNGQGFEYEEVKKGMGIKNIESRIKSMNAVHKWKKTFLNKGSRLIVKIPKYHEFPNQNSTD; encoded by the coding sequence ATGCTCGCTTACAGAGCTTTTATTAGTAGAATTATTAAGGAGAAAAATACACAGCATGAAGCCGAAGTTCTTCATCAGAAAAAATTGGTGTTAGAAAACATTAAGGCACAGGAAGAGGAAAGAAAAAGAATTGCTGTCATGATTCATGATGATATCGGAAATAGACTCAATATTCTTTCACTATGGCTTAATAATCTTGATACTCAGGGTGATGAAGTGATTAAAAAGAATATCTACGGACAAATGTCTTCACTGATTGATGCTGCCCGAAGTATTTCTCACTCGTTATATCCTGTCAACCTTGAATCCGTAGGCTTGGTTTTATATGTAGAAGAGTTGATTGCCAACCTTTCTCATAAAATCAATATATCCCTGCAGGTAATGCCCGGATATGAAAAGAAAGATATCTTTGTAGAAGTACAGTTATATAGGATTATTCAGGAGTTTACTACCAATGTAATCAAGCATTCTGAAGCTACAGATCTATGGATTTACATCAAAGATTATCCTCAGAACACGGCTGTTATTATTTCAGATAACGGCCAAGGATTTGAATATGAAGAAGTAAAAAAAGGGATGGGAATCAAGAATATTGAATCCCGAATCAAGTCAATGAATGCCGTTCACAAATGGAAAAAAACTTTTTTAAATAAAGGAAGTCGTTTAATTGTAAAAATTCCAAAATATCATGAGTTCCCAAATCAAAATAGCACTGATTGA
- a CDS encoding DUF5715 family protein, producing the protein MKKFLCVVFVPFIYSLHYSQAARKVLPCYDLTTVLNVEPTALYKPHLDASKSFGVQLLKDSKTVQKYISKGKFHKIKKTGKGYQVQKLDYSRAYMVSKAKTTLENMGAKFSKATKGGTFTVSSITRTLEDQCRLRKVNSNASLGISSHNYGNSFDISYVRFNNVLKYNPKMEVALEKVLKHYANAGRIYYIKEKQQSCYHITVRNY; encoded by the coding sequence ATGAAAAAGTTTCTTTGTGTGGTCTTCGTACCTTTTATTTATAGTTTACATTATTCGCAGGCTGCGAGAAAGGTTCTTCCTTGCTATGACCTTACAACTGTTTTAAATGTAGAGCCCACAGCACTTTATAAGCCACATCTTGACGCATCTAAAAGTTTCGGTGTACAGTTACTGAAGGATTCCAAGACCGTACAAAAGTATATCAGCAAAGGAAAGTTTCATAAAATAAAGAAAACCGGAAAGGGATATCAGGTTCAAAAGCTTGACTACAGCAGAGCATACATGGTTTCTAAGGCAAAGACTACGCTGGAGAACATGGGAGCTAAATTCAGTAAAGCTACAAAGGGAGGTACATTTACGGTTTCATCCATTACAAGAACACTAGAGGACCAATGCAGGTTACGAAAGGTGAACTCCAACGCTTCGTTAGGAATAAGCTCTCATAATTATGGGAACTCTTTTGATATTTCATATGTAAGGTTTAATAATGTTCTCAAATATAATCCGAAGATGGAAGTGGCGTTGGAAAAAGTTTTAAAGCATTATGCTAATGCCGGTAGAATTTATTACATTAAAGAAAAGCAACAGAGCTGTTATCATATTACGGTGAGAAATTATTAG